A stretch of Aedes aegypti strain LVP_AGWG chromosome 2, AaegL5.0 Primary Assembly, whole genome shotgun sequence DNA encodes these proteins:
- the LOC5568774 gene encoding uncharacterized protein LOC5568774: protein MSVDQLFYVDRLNLLRSSETEMSKVYENSLYFIQRMHIPYEDKRILAYLIGGLATIFGTVIYGMVAAHKFGALGDAGCLSLSYVYNLEFPLLTVLLMVFYVTACAFFWGIVKERSQYILPFFCLLVATVGFIGHAHVERMLFEVSEEERRFIIVAFVFTTAVLVFASAITLMLYKEMNNLRRYKMEFNELFAPEEKY from the exons ATGTCTGTAGATCAGTTATTTTATGTTGATCGATTGAATTTGTTGCGTTCATCTGAAACTGAAATGTCGAAAGTGTACGAGAATAGCCTGTATTTCATACAACGGATGCACATTCCCTACGAAGATAAACGCATCCTTGCATATCTGATCGGTGGCTTGGCAACGATTTTTGGAACTGTGATCTATGGAATGGTTGCTGCACACAAGTTTGGAGCTCTCGGGGATGCTGGATGCCTGTCGTTATCATATG TCTACAATCTCGAGTTCCCGTTGTTGACGGTGCTGCTAATGGTATTCTACGTTACTGCTTGTGCCTTCTTCTGGGGAATCGTCAAG GAGCGGTCACAGTACATCCTGCCTTTCTTCTGCCTCCTGGTGGCCACCGTGGGCTTTATCGGCCATGCCCATGTCGAAAGAATGTTGTTCGAAGTCAGTGAAGAAGAGCGAAGGTTCATTATTGTGGCGTTTGTGTTTACGACAG CCGTACTGGTTTTCGCAAGTGCTATCACATTGATGCTGTACAAGGAAATGAACAATCTGAGACGGTACAAGATGGAGTTTAACGAGCTTTTTGCGCCCGAGGAGAAGTATTGA